A window of Pseudarthrobacter sp. ATCC 49987 genomic DNA:
GCTGCTGCTGGACGCCGTCGCGGCGGACTTCCCGGAACTGCAGATCATCATGGCCCACCCGTCCGTGCCGTGGCAGGACGAGGCCAACTCCATCGCCACCCACAAGTCCAACGTGTTCATCGACCTCTCCGGCTGGTCCCCCAAGTACTTCCCGGACTCGCTCGTGAAGATGGCCAATTCCGTGCTCCAGGACAAGGTCCTCTTCGGCACCGACTTCCCGCTCATCACCCCGCAGAAATGGCTGGCTGCCTTCGCTGACCTTCCGCTCAAGGACCAGGTCCGGCCCAAGATCCTCAAGGACAACGCCGTCCGCCTGCTCGGACTGGGAGGCTGAGATGACTGTCGATACCGAACAACAAACCCGGCTGTACGGCGTCTGCGACTATTTCGACGCCGAGTCCCTGCTCACCGCGGACGAACGACGTGTTCTCGGACGCCTGCGGACCTTCCTCGACGAGAAGGCCCGGCCGCTGCTGGCGGACTATTGGGAACGCGGCGAATTCCCGGACGAGCTGGCGCAGCCGCTGATCGGACTGGACCTGATGGAACCGGCAGAACTGACCGGCGCCCCGGGTGCAGAGCGAACGCCGGCCCGGGGAATCTACCAGGGCTTCCGGATCTTCGAGCTCGCCCGCACCGACGCCTCGCTCGCCACCTTCTACACGGCCCAGGCCGGGCTCTTCCGGACCGCGATCCGGGTCGGTGCCTCCGCCGAACAGCAGGCCGAATGGATGCCGAAGGTCATCGACTTCTCGCTCAAGGGGGTTTTCTCGCTGACCGAGCCGGAGTCCGGTTCCGACATCGCCGGCGGGCTCTCCACCACCGCCCGCCGTGAGGGCGACGTCTGGATCCTCGACGGCGCCAAGCGCTGGATCGGCGGCGCCGCTACCGCGGACGTCCTGGCCGTGTTTGCCCGCGACGTGGCCGACGGCCAGGTCAAGGCGTTCCTTGTCGAGCGGGAAGCCCCCGGCGTGACGCTGGAGAAGATCCACGGCAAGACCGCCTTGCGGATGATGCAGAACGCCCACATCACCCTCGAGGGCGTCCGCGTGCCCGAATCGATGCGCCTGCACAACGTGAACTCCTTCCGGGACGTCGCGGCAATGCTGCGCGCGATGCGCTCGGACGTTGCCTGGATCGCCACGGGCATCGCGGCCGGTGCATTCGAGGCGGCACTGCGCTACGTCACGGAACGCCGGCAGTTCGGCCGCACGCTCGGATCCTTCCAGCTGGTCCAGGAAAAACTGGCCCGGATGCTCGGAAACGTCACCTCGGCGCTGTCCCTCGTGGTGCGGCTCACCGAACAGCAATCCAAAGGCATCTACCGGGACCAGGACTCCGCCCTGGCCAAAATGCAGACATCCCTGCTGATGCGCGAAACCGTGGCCCTGGCCCGCGAAGTGGTCGGCGGCAACGGCATCACCCTCGAAACCGACGTCGCACGCTTCCACGCCGACGCCGAGGCCGTCTACTCCTACGAAGGCACCCACGAAATCAACGCCCTCATCGTCGGCCGGGCCCTGACCGGCGAAAGCGCCTTCACCCGCTGACCCCGGCACCCACCAAAACCCGCACACCCCCGCTCCGGCACCGCCGTCGGACAGTTCCCTACCCCATCCAGCCCTCCAGGAGGACACCATGCCCAATCTCGTCGTCGATTTCGACAAACTGCTCACTCTCGCCGGCACCGATCTCGGGGTCAGCGAGTACCGCGAAATCACCCAGGAACAGATCAACAAGTTCGCCGACGCCACCGGTGACGACCAGTGGATCCACGTTGACCCGGAACGCGCCAAGGACGGCCCGTTCGGCGCCCCAATCGCCCACGGCTTTTTCACCCTCTCGCTCATCATCCCTTTCTGGGGCGAGCTGTTCGACGTCGACGGCGTCACCGCGAAGGTCAACTACGGACTGGACAAGGTCCGCTTCACGTCCCCGGTCAAGGTGGGCGCGCGGATCCGGATGCGGGCCACCATCAGCGAAGTGACCGAGGTCAAGGGCGGCGCCCAGATCAAGGTCGCCAACACCATCGAGATCGAAGGCCAGGAGCGCCCCGCAGTCGTCGCGGAATTCCTCGCCCGCTTCTACAAGTAAAAACCCCTCCAGGAACCCTCCCTCTGTTCAAAGGAACAACCATGTCAGGACTCACTCAGCTTCAAGCGATGGGCACCGCCGAGCGACGCAAGGAAGCACGCACGGTCATTGCCTCCAGCTACCTGGGCAGCACCATCGAGTACTACGACTTCCTCCTCTACGCCACGGCCGCAGCGGTTGTCTTCCCGAAGGTCTTCTTCAGCGGCATGGACGACTGGGTTGGCGTTGTGGCCGCCTACGGCACGTTTGCCGCGGGCTACGTGGCCCGCCCGGTTGGCGGAATCATCTTCGGCCACTTCGGCGACAGGATGGGCCGCAAGGGCATGCTGATCATCTCCATGCTGGTCATGGGCCTGGCTTCCACCCTGATCGGGCTGGTA
This region includes:
- a CDS encoding acyl-CoA dehydrogenase family protein, which translates into the protein MTVDTEQQTRLYGVCDYFDAESLLTADERRVLGRLRTFLDEKARPLLADYWERGEFPDELAQPLIGLDLMEPAELTGAPGAERTPARGIYQGFRIFELARTDASLATFYTAQAGLFRTAIRVGASAEQQAEWMPKVIDFSLKGVFSLTEPESGSDIAGGLSTTARREGDVWILDGAKRWIGGAATADVLAVFARDVADGQVKAFLVEREAPGVTLEKIHGKTALRMMQNAHITLEGVRVPESMRLHNVNSFRDVAAMLRAMRSDVAWIATGIAAGAFEAALRYVTERRQFGRTLGSFQLVQEKLARMLGNVTSALSLVVRLTEQQSKGIYRDQDSALAKMQTSLLMRETVALAREVVGGNGITLETDVARFHADAEAVYSYEGTHEINALIVGRALTGESAFTR
- a CDS encoding MaoC family dehydratase, whose amino-acid sequence is MPNLVVDFDKLLTLAGTDLGVSEYREITQEQINKFADATGDDQWIHVDPERAKDGPFGAPIAHGFFTLSLIIPFWGELFDVDGVTAKVNYGLDKVRFTSPVKVGARIRMRATISEVTEVKGGAQIKVANTIEIEGQERPAVVAEFLARFYK